In Streptomyces paludis, the genomic stretch GCGCGGGTCGGCGATCTTCACCGGGTGGCCGTACGAGTTCGGCGCGGGGACGTCGAGCAGCGCCGGGTCGCGCAGCGGCAGCCCGTACGCGATGGCCGTCTCGCGGGCGACGCCGCGCAGCGACAGGCAGTAGCCGCGGTCGGGGGTGACGGCGATGTCGAGGACCTCGTCGACCAGCTCCAGCAGGGCGATGGCGTCGGCGCCGATCTCGCACTCGGGCGGCAGCACGATGATGCCGCCGGTGCCGTCGTCGCCCATGCCCAGCTCGTCGCCGGAGCAGATCATGCCGTGGGACGTCCTGCCGTACGTCTTGCGCGCGGCGATCGCGAAGTCGCCGGGCAGCACGGCGCCGGGCAGTACGACGACGACCTTGTCGCCGACGGCGAAGTTGCGCGCGCCGCAGACGATCTCCTGCGGCTCGCCGGTGCCGTTGGCCGTGCCGACGTCGACGGTGCAGAAGCGGATGGGCTTCTTGAAGCCCTCCAGCTCCTCGATGGTGAGGACCTTGCCCACGACGAGCGGGCCCTTGAGGCCGGCGCCGAGCTGCTCGACCGTCTCGACCTCAAGGCCGGCGGAGACGAGCTTGGCCTGCACGTCACGGCCGGTCTCGGTCGCCGGCAGGTCGACGTACTCCCGCAGCCAGGAAAGCGGGACCCGCATCAGATCTCCATCCCGAACGGCCGGGTGAACCGGACGTCACCCTCGACCATGTCTCGCATGTCTTCGACGTTGTGGCGGAACATCAGCATCCGTTCGATGCCGAACCCGAAGGCGAATCCGCTGTACTTCTTGGGGTCGACCCCGCAGGCGGTGAGCACCTTGGGGTTGACCATGCCGCAGCCGCCCAGCTCGATCCAGCCCTCGCTGCCGCAGGTGCGGCAGGGGCGGTCGGGGTTGCCGACGGACTCGCCGCGGCAGACGTAGCAGACCATGTCCATCTCGGCGGACGGCTCGGTGAACGGGAAGAAGTTCGGCCGCAGCCGGGTCTTCATGTCCGGGCCGAAGAGCGCCTGCACCATGTGGTCCAGGGTGCCCTTGAGGTCGGCCATGGTGAGGCCCTCGTCGACCGCGATCAGCTCGATCTGGTGGAAGACCGGGGTGTGCGTCGCGTCCAGCTCGTCCGTGCGGTAGACCCGCCCGGGGCAGACGACGTACACGGGCAGCTCGCGCGAGAGCAGCGAGCGGGCCTGCACGGGCGAGGTGTGCGTACGGAGCACCACGCCGGACTCGTCGCCCGTGGTGCCCTCGGGCCCCTGGACGAAGAAGGTGTCCTGCATCTGCCGGGCCGGGTGGTCCGGGACGAAGTTGAGCGCGTCGAAGTTGAACCACTCGGCCTCGGCCTCGGGGCCCTCGGCGACCTCGTAGCCCATGGCCACGAAGACATCCGTGACCCGCTCCATGATGGTGGTCAGCGGGTGGCGGGCGCCGGCCGGGGTCCGGTCGTACGGCAGCGTGACATCCACCGCCTCCTCGACCAGGACCCGGGCGTCGCGCTCGGCCTCCAGCTCGGTCTGCCGGCCGGCGAGCGCCTTGTTGACGGCGCCGCGCGCCTGGCCGACACGCTTGCCGGCCTCGGCCTTGGCCTGCGGCGGCAGCGCGCCGATCTCCCGGTTGGCGAGGGCGAGCGGCGACGTGCCTCCGGTGTGCGCGGTCTTCGCGTGGGCGAGCGCGTCGAGGTCGCCGGCGGCGGCGAAGGCGGCGAGCGCCTCGTCCCGCATGCGCTCGATCTCTTCCGGTTTCAGTGCCTCGACCTCGACCGGGTCGTACGACTTGTTCGGTGCGGACATCTCTTCCCGTACTTCCGATTGGCTGGCGAAACGACCCTGCTCGATCACTGGGGGCGCGAAGGTGCCAAAGGTCGAGTCTAAAGGCCGTACGTACGTGACGGAGCCCGTGGTGCCCGCCCGGGTCCGCTATATGAGATGGGCGGGCGTACCGACGGGCAGGACAAAGCGGAACTCGGCGCCACCGCCCGGCCCGCGCCCGACCGTGATCGTCCCGCCGTGGGCCTCGACGATGCCTTTGACGATGTACAGCCCCAGTCCGGTGCCGCCGCGCTTGCTGCCCCGCCAGAAGCGGGTGAAGACACGGTTCATCGACTCCTCCGGAATGCCGGGCCCCTCGTCGCACACGGTGACGGCCGTCCCCTTCTCTGTCCCGGCCGCGTGCTGGACCTCGGCGGCCGCCACATCGATGGTGACGGTTCCCTCGCCGTGGCGCACCGCGTTTTCCAGCAGGTTGCCCAGGACCTGGTCGATCTTGTCGGGGTCTGCCCACAGATCGGGCAGCGGCTGCTGGATACGGACCAGGAAGCGGTCGGGCGACTGGCCGGAGGCCGTGTGCGACTGGACGTGGCGTGCGACGGCCTGCCCGATGTCGACGGGCTGCCGGCGCAGCTCCAGCCGTCCGGAGTCGATACGGGAGATGTCGAGCAGCTCGGTGATCAGCCGGGTGACCCGGTTCGCGTCGGCGTCGACGGTCTCCAGCATCAGCCGCTTCTGGTCGTCGGTGAACCGCTCCCACTTGGCGAGCAGGGTGGCGGTGAACCCCTTGACGGAGGTCAGCGGCGAGCGCAGCTCATGGGCGACGGTCGCGATCAGCTCGGCGTGGCTGAGTTCGGTACGGCGGCGCGCCTCGGTGCCCCGGACGGAGACGACCAGCCGGCGGACGGGCCCGGTGGGGCGCTCGCGTACGTACCGGGCGGAGACGAGCACCTCACGGCCGCCGGGCAGCAGCAGATTGCGCTCGGGCTGGCCGACCCGGGTGGCGAGGCCGCCGTACGGGTCGGTCAGCGTCCACCAGCGGCGGCCCTTGAGGTCCTCCAGCGGCAGCGCCCGCTCCAGCGGGTGGCCGAGGGCGGCGGAGGGCGGTATGGCGGTGATCCGGGCGGCGGCGGTGTTGAAGCAGATGACCCGGCCGGTCTCGTCGGCGATGATCAGCCCGTCGGGGAGGTCGTCGGGATCGATACCGCACGGGCCGGATCCCGCCCCGCCGTCCGCCGGTCCGCCGATCGAGGCGCTCCGGGCCGCGTCGGATCCGCTCGCACCGACAGTCATGCCCGCACCCCACCTCTTCCGCGGTTGCTCAGTGGGTCCCCGAAAACGCAACAGTACTAGTCACGCCTGCCGGTACGGACCCCCTCAGCACGTACGCGGACGCGCTGGGCGCGTGCTGAGGCGTAGAGACATACGGCCGCGGCGGTCGCGAGGTTCAGGCTCTCGGCCTTTCCGTGGATCGGCACCCGGACGACTGCGTCCGCGAGGGCGCGCGTCTCGGCGGGCAGACCCCATGCCTCGTTGCCGAAGACCCAGGCGGTGGGCCCGCCCATGGTGTCCGCGTCCAGCTCGTCGTCGAGGTCGTGGTCGCCCGCGCCGTCGGCGGCGAGGATCCGTACGCCCGCCTCGCGCAGCCCCCGGACGGCCTGCTCCACGGGGACACCGACGGCGACCGGCAGATGGAAGAGCGAACCGGCCGACGCCCGTACGGACTTGGGGTTGTACAGGTCGACGGAGGCGTCGGTGAGGACGACGGCGTCGGCCCCCGCCGCGTCCGCGCAGCGCAGCACCGTTCCCGCGTTCCCGGGGTCGCGGACATGCGCGAGGACGGCGACGAGCCGGGGCCGGGCCCGCAGCACGGACTCGAACGGAGAGTCGAGGAAGCGGCAGATCCCCAGCAGCCCCTGCGGGGTGACGGTCCCGGAGAGGTCGGCGAGCACCTCGTCGGGCGCGGCGTGCACCCGGGCGCCGGTGGCCCGCGCCGCGTCGATCAGCTCCGGGTACCGCTCGGCGGCCTCGACGGTGGTGAACAGCTCGGTGAGGGTGGGCGCCCCGTCCTCGCCCCGGTGGGCCACCGCCTCCCGTACGGCCTGGGGGCCCTCGGCGATGAACCGGCGCTCCTTGCCGCGGAAGGCGCGCTTGGCGAGCCGCCGGGCGGCCGTGACACGCGCGGAGCGCGGGGAGATCAGCTCGGGGGTGCCCATCGGCGGCGGTACTCACTTCTCGTGGCGGGGGTACGGGTGGAACGCGCCGGACCCGCAGGCGCGATGCCTACGGGTCCGGCGGAGGAACGGGTACCGCTGAGGGCCGGAAGGCGATCAGGCGGCGGCCTTCGGAGCGTTGACGTCGCTCGGAAGGGCCTTCTGGGCGACCTCGACCAGCGCGGCGAACGCGTTGGCGTCGTTGACGGCCAGCTCGGCGAGGATCTTGCGGTCGACCTCGACGTTGGCGGCCTTCAGACCCTGGATGAAGCGGTTGTAGGTGATGCCGTTGGCGCGGGCGGCGGCGTTGATCCGCTGGATCCACAGCTGACGGAAGTCGCCCTTGCGCTTCTTGCGGTCGTTGTAGTTGTAAACGAGGGAGTGGGTGACCTGCTCCTTCGCCTTCCGGTACAGGCGCGAACGCTGGCCGCGGTAACCGCTGGCCGCTTCGAGGATTGCCCGGCGCTTCTTGTGGGCGTTGACTGCCCGCTTGACGCGTGCCACGTGTTGACTCCTTGTAGCGGGGCCGTGGGTGGACTCACACGACCCGAAAACGAATAGGTCCCGGTGCTGACAGCCGTCGCCCCCGGTCACCCGGGGGCGGTGGCGTCACTTGCCGAGAAGCTTCTTGATCTTCTTGGCGTCGCCGGGGGCCATCTCGGCGGTGCCGGTGAGACGCCGCGTCACCCGAGACGACTTGTGCTCAAGCAGGTGGCGCTTGCCGGCCCGCTCGCGCAGCACCTTGCCCGAGCCGGTGATCTTGAAGCGCTTGCTGGCACCGCTGTGCGTCTTGTTCTTCGGCATGGCGCCGCTCTCTCCTCGTCAGTGGCGCTCCCTGCCGGCCGGTTTCCCGACCGGCGCGCGGGAGCGTCAGATCTCTGGTATGTGGTTCCGGACGGAACCGGGGGCCGCCTGGACGGCACCCCCGCGGCTCACGCCTCGGACGAAGCCTCGGCGGGGGCCTGGGCGTCGCCCGTCGCGTCCGCCGACTCCTCGGTCGCGTAACCCTGACGCTCGGCCTTGCGGGCGGCCTGCGCCTCGCGGGCCTCGGCCATGGCCTCGGTCTTCTTCTTGTGCGGGCCCAGAACCATGATCATGTTCCGGCCGTCCTGCTTCGGGTTCGATTCGATGAAGCCGAGTTCCTCGACGTCCGAAGCGAGCCGCTGAAGCAGTCGGAAGCCCAGTTCGGGGCGGGACTGCTCACGACCACGGAACATGATCGTGATCTTGACCTTGTCACCCTGCTTGAGGAACCGGACGACGTGACCCTTCTTGGTGTCATAGTCGTGCGGGTCGATCTTCGGCCGGAGCTTCATTTCCTTGATGACCGTGTGCGCCTGGTTCTTGCGCGCCTCACGGGCCTTCATGGCCGACTCGTACTTGAACTTCCCGTAGTCCATGAGCTTGCACACGGGCGGACGGGCTGTCGCCGCGACCTCGACCAGGTCCAGGTCGTACTCCTGTGCGAGTTCCAGGGCCTTGGCGAGCGGGACGATGCCCACCTGCTCGCCACTGGGACCGACAAGTCGCACTTCGGGAACGCGAATCCGGTCGTTGATGCGGGGCTCGGCGCTGATGGATCCTCCTCGGTAGCACCACACGACTGTCTGGCAGACAGCCGCGTAACGTCTGTGTACGGACCAACCGCGGCGGAACATCAAAAATGCCCCGGACGGCACACAGGCAGCAGCTCCTTGAATACCGGAGCACCGCCGCGTATGAGCCACGGGGCGCGCATCGGGCAGTTCCATCGTCCGTACGGAACGATGGGCACCACCTGACCGGTGACCCGCCGCCCGGAAAGGGCAGCCAGGTGGGAGATCGGAGCCTCCACTTGTGGGCCGGGCACACACGTGTCCGGCCGGTCGTCACTCCAGGTTAGCAGCTCCCCGCGGCACGCGCTAACCGCCCGTGCGCCTATCGTGTGACCCATGAGCGACACGACGACACCCGAAGCAACCCCCGGCTACGACGCCATGGCCCGCGACATCGCGGAGGTCCCCGCCGTCGAGGTGATCGTCACGGTCGCGGTGAACCTGATGAGCGCGGCGGCCGTCAAGCTCGGACTCACCGACGAGGGCGACGCCCACAAGGACCTCGACGAGGCGCGCAAGCTGATCCACGCGCTGGCCGGCCTCATGGACGGCAGCACCACGGAGATCAGCTCCTTCCACGCCGCCCCGCTGCGCGACGGCCTCAAGTCCCTCCAGCTGGCCTTCCGCGAGGCGTCCGTCGTCCCGGACGCCCCGGGCCAGGGCCCCGGCGAGAAGTACACGGGCCCGGTCTACGGCTGACGTACGAACAAGGGCTCGCCCGGCGGCGGGGCATCGGCCGGCAGCAGCGCCAGGTCCAGCCCGCGCACCAGGCGGGCCCGCAGCACCTCGTCCGCCGCGAGCGCCCGCGCGACCCGCCGGGCCGCCTCCGCCGGCGGCTCGGCCGGGTCCAGTACGAGCGCGACGATGCCGTCCGCGCTCCCCGGCCCCAGATACGCCCGCCGCACCGCCCCCTCCCCCGCCACGACCGCCCGTACCGCCTCCGTGACGGCGGGATCCGCCAGCGGCTCGGCACTGGTCCGCCCCTCGGCGAGCGCGCGCAGCGCGGACCCGGTGAGCTGATACGTCACGGGCCCGGCCAGATCCAGCACCACGGTGTCCGCCTTCTCGTGCGCGGCGGCCTGCAACGCCTGCCCCAACGGCACGGCCACCGGCCTCGCCTCCGCGTCCCACCGCGCCAGCGCCTCCACCGACGTGAACGCCGGCAACGCCCGCCGGTCCCCCGCCCGGAGCGTCGGCACCGCCATGTCGCTCGTCTTCTCCCGGCGCAACCCGTCCGCGCCCTCCTCCACCTCCCCGAGCACGGCGACGATGGGCACCAGCAACCGCGCACCCCGCAACGCCGCCAGCACCCGCCCCTCCGCCCCCCGATCCACGGCCCAGGCGGCAAGCGCCTCGGCGAGAACGGGATCGGCGGCGCCGTCGTCGTCGGAAAACCCGGATTCCGGAATGTTCTTGAGCACGAGTTGACCCTACCGGGCGGGGATGTTGGGACGGCCTGAGCCCAGTACGCACCTGCGGGTACGTGGCCGGGGCCGCGGGCTGTTCGGGCTGAGCCCGGGGAGTTCGTGGCTCGGCCGACCACCTACCGGAGGGGGCCGGGGTCGCAGGAGGTGACGTCCCCGGATGTAGAGCGTGATTTGTGCCGCTGAACGGTCCGCAGTCGAAGAACCGGCCCGCACGCGGCGTAAATCATGCATCCGGGGATGCGCCTCCGGAGTGCCCCGGCCCCCGGCACCGAAACAACCGACCCGCACCCCGCAACCGCCCCAGCCCACGGCCCCCTAGCCGGAAGGCGACCCCGCCCCGGCCCCCGGCACCAGACGTGACGGCCGCACCCCCGCAACGTCAGAGACCACGGCCCCCCGCCGGGAGGCGACGGGCGCCGCCGCGCCACAGCAGCACCGCCCCCGCCAGCAGCGCCGCTCCCACCCCGCCCGCCGTCGGCGCGAGCCACGCCGCCGGTTCCGGGTCGGGGCGGGCCACGGTGGGGCCCGCCCCGAAGTACCGCTTGCGGTAGGTCGCGGCGTCGGCGGCCACGTCCGTACCAACGCCCCCCGCGCCGGCGGCGCGCAACGCCGCGGCCGGGTCCACGAACCCGTAGCCGCGCGCGTCATCGCGGCCGTCCTTCGGCGCGTCACGCGCCGTCTCCGCGAGCAGCCGCTTGATCTGGGCGGGGGTGAGGTCGGGGTGGGCCGAGCGGATGAGCGCGACCGCGCCCGAGACGAACGCGGCGGCCGCGCTCGTACCCCAGCCCTCGTAGTAGCGCTGGTCGGGGTCGGCGATGACGACGTCGACGCCGGGCGCGCTGACCGTGGCGTACCAGCGGCGGGTGGAGAACGCCGCGTGGGTGCCGTAGCGGTCGACGGCGGTCACGGCGATCACGCCGGGGTAGGCCGCCGGGTACGAGATGTGGTCGCCCTTCTCGCCGCCGTTGCCGGCGGAGGCGACGACGACGGCGCCCTTGGCGAGGGCGTACTGGACGGCTTCGTCCTCGCCCGCCTCCGGGTGGGCGGACTCGCTGTCGTCGCCGAGGGAGAGGTTGATGACGTCGGCGCCGTTGTCGGCGGCCCACCGGATGCCCTCCGCGAGGGCGCCGCCCTTGGAGGAGCGGGCCTTGGTCCGCTCGGGGTCGGTGCCTTCGAGGATGACCCGTACGGGCAGGATCTTCGCCTCGGGCGCGATGCCGAGGACCCCGTCGGAGCGGTCGGGGCCATGGCCGTGGCCCGCGATGATCCCGGCCATGGCGGTGCCGTGGCGGGCCCAGGACCGGTCGCCGCGTACCGCGCCGAAGCCGATGAGGTCCTTGCCGGGCAGTACGTGGCCTTCGAGGTCGGGGTGGCGGTCGTCGACGCCGGTGTCGAGGACGGCGACGGTCACGCCGGTGCCCTGCGCGCTGCGCCACGCCTCGGCGGTGTGCATGGCGTCCAGCGCCCACTGCCGGTCGCGGATGGCGTCGGCGTGCGCGGCGGGGACGGCGGGGGCGAGGAGGAAGGCCGAGGCGGCGAGGACCGCGGCGGCACGCTGCCGACGGCGGCGGCGCACGGCGGGCGCGGGCGCAGACGTGGGCGCGGGACCGGTCGCGGGCGGGGTCATCGTGGCCTCCGGGGTTCCGTCGTGCGCGCGCTGACGGCCTCGCGCAGTCCTCGTTCGACGCGGTCCGCGATGCCCTTGGCCTCGTGGCCGAGGCCCGACTGCGCGGGGGCGGTGGTGGCTTTGGGGACCATCGCGGCCGCCGCGGGCTGGGGCGCGGTGACTTCGCGTCCGTCGGTGAAGCCGGAGACGCCGTACACGACGACGGGGGCGTCGGTGAGGACGTTCACGGTCCAGCTGGCCCGCTGCGCGTCACCGAACTTGGCGGCGGAGGTGCCCTTGACGGCGAAGGCGCGGGGTATCAGATCGGCGCGGTCGGCGAGTTTCTCTTCGCGGAAACGGGCGCGCAGGGCGCTCATCGCGGCGGCGTCGGCCTGGGTGAAGACGAGCCCGACGGTGGTGACGTTGCTGGAGGTGGCGTCGACGTAGGTGGCGCGGAGCACGCGTTCACAGCCGACCGGGGCGATCGTCTTGACGAGCAGCGGGTCGAGGGCGGCGGCGCAGCCGCTGTCGGGGGCGACGCCGACCCTGGTCCAGTCACGGGCGGCGTTGCCGGGCCCGGCGCCGTCGCCCTTGAGCGTACGGGGGAAGAGGGTGTCGACGGGGACGCTGTGCCAGAGGGCGCGGGCCGTGGTGAAGCCGTCCTCGGTGGCGGGTTCGGCGGCGGAGTCGCCGGTGAGCCAGCTGCCGGTGACGGCGCCGCCGATCAGTCCGAGCCCGAGCACCCCGCAGACGAGCGCGGCGGCGGTACGACCGGGATGACGCGCGGGTACGGGCACCAGCCGCGCGTGCTCGTCGAGCGGCGGCGCGGGCGCCGGCGCGGGCCAGGCGCAGCCGGGAGGCGGCGGCACGGACGGCGGAGCGAACGAGGGAACCGGGGGCGCGGCGGGCGCCGTCGCCGGGGGCGCGGGCGACACCGGAGAGGGCGCAGCCGGAGCGGCGGCGGTGCGCGCCGTCGCCGGATTCGGAGCCCCGGGCGGCACAGAAGGCGCGACAGGCGGCGCATACGGCGGCACCAAAGAAGACGCAGCCTGAGCCGCAGCGGCCCGCGCCGTCGTCGGAGCCTCCGAAGCCGGAGCACCGGCGCTCCGCGCCACCGTCGGGCCCGGGCCAGGGCCCGGGCCAGGAGCCGAATCCCCCGGCGCCACGGACGGCGCGTACGACGGTGCCGGAGGTGTCGGAGGCGGCGGAGGCGTCGCCGGAGCGCCGCCCTCGCGGCCCGTGCGGCGGTCGCCGCCCGGCGGTGGCCCGTACACGGGCCGGCGGCCCGTGGTGACGGGCGGCGGGCCGAACGCGGTGCGCGGGCGCGGCGGGACGGTGGCGGTGCGGGGGTCGGCGGGCCCCGGCGGGCGCGGGGCCTCGGTGGCCGGTTTGCGCGCGCCCGGCACCGGCGTGACGGCGGGCGGGTGGGCCGGTTTGCGCGCGCCCGGCGCCGGCGCGACGGGCGCCCCGGGTGAGGCGGGCGGCCCGGGCGGGAGGGACGAGGCGGGGGCGGGCGGCTGCGCGGGGAGGGTGGCGCGCGGACCGGTGACCGGAGGGTGCGCGGGCCGGGGAGGTACGGCGGCGCGTGGTGCTTCGGTACTCATCCGCCCCCCTGTGCCGCTGCCTTGACCGGTCGGTCCACCGCATGACCGATCACCTTACGGAGCAGGCCCGTTCGACGCGGCGTGTGCGTCACTCTACGGGCTGGAGAGGGCCCGGCGGGAACGACCGCGAAGGCCGGGGTGATCTGCCCAGATCATCCCCTACCCGGGCGACGGTCATGTCTGGCAAGCTGCGGGCCATGAATCCGCGTGCCAGTGACCGGGTCCGGTACGACCGGGCCACCGCCCATCTCGACGCGCCGGTCGCCATCGTCGATCTCGACGCGTTCGACGCCAATGCCGACGATCTGGTGCGGCGGGCGGGGGGCAAGCCGATCCGGGTGGCGAGCAAGTCCGTACGGTGTCTGGCGCTGCTGGAGCGTGTGCTGGCCCGGGACGGGTTCGCGGGGATCATGTCCTTCACGCTGGCCGAGTCGCTGTGGCTGGCCCGGGCCGGGTTCGGCGATGTGCTGCTGGCCTATCCGTCGGTGGACCGGGCGGCGTACGCGGAGCTGACGGCCGATCCCAAGCTCGCCGCCGCGGTGACGGTGATGATCGACGATCCGGCGCAGCTCGATCTCATTGACGCGGCGCGCGACGGTGGCCGGGAGGAGGTCAGGGTCTGTCTGGAGCTGGACACGTCGCTGCGGCTGCTGGGCGGGCGGATCCGGTACGGCGCGCTGCGCTCGCCGCTGCGGGAGCCGGCCCAACTGGCGGATCTGGCCAGGTCGGTGGCGCGTCGTCAGGGATTCCGGCTGGTGGGGATCATGGCGTACGAGGGTCATGTGGCCGGGGTCGGGGACTCCCTGGTGGGGCGTCCGGTGCGGTCGCGGGCGATCCGGCTGATGCAGGCGGCGGCCCGGCGGGAACTGGTGGAGCGGCGGGCGGCGGTGGTGCGCGCGGTGCGGGCCGTCACACCGGATCTGGAGTTCGTCAACGGGGGCGGGACGGGCAGCGTCCAGCACACGGCGGCGGAGGAGGCGGTGACGGAGATCGCGGCGGGCTCGGGGCTGTATGTGCCGCGGCTGTTCGACAACTACACGTCGTTCACGGGCCGTCCGGCGGCGCTCTTTGCCCAGCCCGTGGTGCGGCGGCCCGGGGTCGGGGTGGTGACGGTGCTCGGCGGCGGCTATCCGGCGTCGGGGGCGGCGGGCCGTGACCGGCTGCCCGTGCCGTATCTGCCGCGCGGGCTGCGGTACGACGCGCAGGAGGGCCCGGGCGAGGTGCAGACCCCGCTGCTGGGCCCGGCGGCGGACGATCTGCTGATCGGTGACAAGGTGTGGTTCCGGCATGCCAAGGCCGGTGAGCTGTGCGAGCGGTTCGACACGCTCCACCTGGTCGCGGGCGACCGGGTGGTGGCGTCCGTACCGACGTACCGGGGCGAGGGCCGTACGTTCCTCTGACCCTCCGCCCCGGTCGCGGTCCGGCTGGCCGGCCGGCTACACGGGGGTGACGTAGGCGCCCGCGATGCCGCCGTCGACGAGGAAGTCGGTGGCGTTCACGAAGGACGAGTCGTCGCTCGCGAGGAACGCGACGGCCGCCGCGATCTCCTCGGCGTCGGCGAACCGGCCGACCGGGATGTGCACCAGGCGGCGCGCGGCGCGCTCCGGGTCCTTGGCGAACAGCTCCTGGAGCAGCGGGGTGTTGACGGGGCCCGGGCACAGCGCGTTGACGCGGATGCCCTCGCGGGCGAACTGGACGCCCAGCTCCCGGGACATCGCGAGTACGCCGCCCTTGGAGGCGGTGTAGGAGATCTGCGAGGTCGCCGCGCCCATGCGGGCCACGAAGGAGGCGGTGTTGATGATGGAGCCCCGGCCCTGGCGCCGCATGTAGGGGATCGCGGCCTTGCAGCAGAGGTAGACGGAGGTGAGGTTGACCTCCTGGACCCGGCGCCAGGCGTCGAGTCCGGTGGTGAGGATCGAGTCGTCGTCGGGGGGCGAGATACCGGCGTTGTTGAAGGCGATGTCGACGCTGCCGTAGGTGTCGAACGCGGTCTTGAACAGGGCCTCGACCTGGTCGGCGTCGGTGACGTCGACCTTGACGAAGGTCCCGCCGACCTCCTCGGCGGCGGCCTTGCCGGCGGTCTCGTCGATGTCGCCGCAGACGATGTGCGCGCCCTCGGAGGCGAGCCGGCGGGCGGTGGCGAGGCCGATGCCGCTGCCGGCACCGGTGATGACCGCCGTACGGCCCACGAGCCGGCGGCAGACGATGTCGTTCTGGGGAGCGGTCATGGGTCAGACCTCCGTGCTGAGGAAGACGTTTTTGGTTTCGGTGAAGGCGGTGAGGGCGTCCGGGCCGAGTTCTCGGCCGAGTCCGGACTGTTTGTAGCCGCCGAACGGGGTTCCGTAGCGGACGGCGCTGTGCGAGTTGACGGAGAGGTTCCCGGCGGCGACGGCGCGCGAGACGCGCAGGGCGCGGCCCACGTCCCGGGTCCAAAGGGAGCCGGCGAGGCCGTACGCGGTGGCGTTGGCCAGCCGGACGGCGTCCTCCTCGTCGTCGAAGGGCAGGACGACGGCGACGGGGCCGAAGACCTCCTCGGTGGCGACCGGGGAGTCGGCCGCCGCGTCGGTG encodes the following:
- a CDS encoding DUF1844 domain-containing protein codes for the protein MSDTTTPEATPGYDAMARDIAEVPAVEVIVTVAVNLMSAAAVKLGLTDEGDAHKDLDEARKLIHALAGLMDGSTTEISSFHAAPLRDGLKSLQLAFREASVVPDAPGQGPGEKYTGPVYG
- a CDS encoding sensor histidine kinase; translated protein: MTVGASGSDAARSASIGGPADGGAGSGPCGIDPDDLPDGLIIADETGRVICFNTAAARITAIPPSAALGHPLERALPLEDLKGRRWWTLTDPYGGLATRVGQPERNLLLPGGREVLVSARYVRERPTGPVRRLVVSVRGTEARRRTELSHAELIATVAHELRSPLTSVKGFTATLLAKWERFTDDQKRLMLETVDADANRVTRLITELLDISRIDSGRLELRRQPVDIGQAVARHVQSHTASGQSPDRFLVRIQQPLPDLWADPDKIDQVLGNLLENAVRHGEGTVTIDVAAAEVQHAAGTEKGTAVTVCDEGPGIPEESMNRVFTRFWRGSKRGGTGLGLYIVKGIVEAHGGTITVGRGPGGGAEFRFVLPVGTPAHLI
- the pheS gene encoding phenylalanine--tRNA ligase subunit alpha; the protein is MSAPNKSYDPVEVEALKPEEIERMRDEALAAFAAAGDLDALAHAKTAHTGGTSPLALANREIGALPPQAKAEAGKRVGQARGAVNKALAGRQTELEAERDARVLVEEAVDVTLPYDRTPAGARHPLTTIMERVTDVFVAMGYEVAEGPEAEAEWFNFDALNFVPDHPARQMQDTFFVQGPEGTTGDESGVVLRTHTSPVQARSLLSRELPVYVVCPGRVYRTDELDATHTPVFHQIELIAVDEGLTMADLKGTLDHMVQALFGPDMKTRLRPNFFPFTEPSAEMDMVCYVCRGESVGNPDRPCRTCGSEGWIELGGCGMVNPKVLTACGVDPKKYSGFAFGFGIERMLMFRHNVEDMRDMVEGDVRFTRPFGMEI
- the infC gene encoding translation initiation factor IF-3, yielding MWCYRGGSISAEPRINDRIRVPEVRLVGPSGEQVGIVPLAKALELAQEYDLDLVEVAATARPPVCKLMDYGKFKYESAMKAREARKNQAHTVIKEMKLRPKIDPHDYDTKKGHVVRFLKQGDKVKITIMFRGREQSRPELGFRLLQRLASDVEELGFIESNPKQDGRNMIMVLGPHKKKTEAMAEAREAQAARKAERQGYATEESADATGDAQAPAEASSEA
- a CDS encoding amino acid deaminase/aldolase is translated as MNPRASDRVRYDRATAHLDAPVAIVDLDAFDANADDLVRRAGGKPIRVASKSVRCLALLERVLARDGFAGIMSFTLAESLWLARAGFGDVLLAYPSVDRAAYAELTADPKLAAAVTVMIDDPAQLDLIDAARDGGREEVRVCLELDTSLRLLGGRIRYGALRSPLREPAQLADLARSVARRQGFRLVGIMAYEGHVAGVGDSLVGRPVRSRAIRLMQAAARRELVERRAAVVRAVRAVTPDLEFVNGGGTGSVQHTAAEEAVTEIAAGSGLYVPRLFDNYTSFTGRPAALFAQPVVRRPGVGVVTVLGGGYPASGAAGRDRLPVPYLPRGLRYDAQEGPGEVQTPLLGPAADDLLIGDKVWFRHAKAGELCERFDTLHLVAGDRVVASVPTYRGEGRTFL
- a CDS encoding TrmH family RNA methyltransferase — its product is MGTPELISPRSARVTAARRLAKRAFRGKERRFIAEGPQAVREAVAHRGEDGAPTLTELFTTVEAAERYPELIDAARATGARVHAAPDEVLADLSGTVTPQGLLGICRFLDSPFESVLRARPRLVAVLAHVRDPGNAGTVLRCADAAGADAVVLTDASVDLYNPKSVRASAGSLFHLPVAVGVPVEQAVRGLREAGVRILAADGAGDHDLDDELDADTMGGPTAWVFGNEAWGLPAETRALADAVVRVPIHGKAESLNLATAAAVCLYASARAQRVRVRAEGVRTGRRD
- the rplT gene encoding 50S ribosomal protein L20, yielding MARVKRAVNAHKKRRAILEAASGYRGQRSRLYRKAKEQVTHSLVYNYNDRKKRKGDFRQLWIQRINAAARANGITYNRFIQGLKAANVEVDRKILAELAVNDANAFAALVEVAQKALPSDVNAPKAAA
- the mycP gene encoding type VII secretion-associated serine protease mycosin: MTPPATGPAPTSAPAPAVRRRRRQRAAAVLAASAFLLAPAVPAAHADAIRDRQWALDAMHTAEAWRSAQGTGVTVAVLDTGVDDRHPDLEGHVLPGKDLIGFGAVRGDRSWARHGTAMAGIIAGHGHGPDRSDGVLGIAPEAKILPVRVILEGTDPERTKARSSKGGALAEGIRWAADNGADVINLSLGDDSESAHPEAGEDEAVQYALAKGAVVVASAGNGGEKGDHISYPAAYPGVIAVTAVDRYGTHAAFSTRRWYATVSAPGVDVVIADPDQRYYEGWGTSAAAAFVSGAVALIRSAHPDLTPAQIKRLLAETARDAPKDGRDDARGYGFVDPAAALRAAGAGGVGTDVAADAATYRKRYFGAGPTVARPDPEPAAWLAPTAGGVGAALLAGAVLLWRGGARRLPAGGRGL
- the rpmI gene encoding 50S ribosomal protein L35; this encodes MPKNKTHSGASKRFKITGSGKVLRERAGKRHLLEHKSSRVTRRLTGTAEMAPGDAKKIKKLLGK
- a CDS encoding SseB family protein codes for the protein MLKNIPESGFSDDDGAADPVLAEALAAWAVDRGAEGRVLAALRGARLLVPIVAVLGEVEEGADGLRREKTSDMAVPTLRAGDRRALPAFTSVEALARWDAEARPVAVPLGQALQAAAHEKADTVVLDLAGPVTYQLTGSALRALAEGRTSAEPLADPAVTEAVRAVVAGEGAVRRAYLGPGSADGIVALVLDPAEPPAEAARRVARALAADEVLRARLVRGLDLALLPADAPPPGEPLFVRQP